A single window of Synergistales bacterium DNA harbors:
- a CDS encoding V-type ATP synthase subunit A, whose protein sequence is MTRRGRIVTVNGPVVRAAGMRDFAMREMVEVGSLSLIGEIIRMDGDEALVQVYEETGGLTLGEEIAGRGEPLSMALGPGLVGTIIDGIGRPLGALMEREGTFISRGSGAAQIDLGAAWEVVPKAQVGEIATAGTVLAEIEESPMVTHRVTVPPGVEGEITAMISAGRHQAGEAAARVNDGRGREVEIPLVQRWPVRTARPYRERLLPDEPLITGQRVIDGLFPLAKGGVAAIPGGFGTGKTVTQHQLAKWSDARIVVYIGCGERGNEMTQVLEEFPGLEDPRTGRPLMERTVLIANTSNMPVAAREASIYTGITIAEYYRDMGYDVAMMADSTSRWAEALREISGRLEEIPAEEGFPAYLPTRLAAFYERAGRVVTSGGDQGSISVIGAVSPPGGDFTEPVTRHTKRYIRCFWGLDKRLAHARHFPAINWTESYSEYADEVEEWYLTQVDPRWGELRGKARELLAEDDRIQQIIRLVGEDVLPDEQRLTAFTAFLLKDGYLQQGAFGPDSFCPPGKGFLILDTIVAFHEKARELLRRGCPLSLLRGLDEVARITRIKGIPAGEEERIAAQREELLRKLDEVGRERLAPAGGEA, encoded by the coding sequence ATGACCCGACGGGGACGGATCGTGACGGTCAACGGCCCGGTGGTCCGGGCGGCGGGGATGCGGGATTTTGCCATGCGGGAGATGGTGGAGGTGGGCTCCCTGTCCCTGATCGGCGAGATCATCCGGATGGACGGCGACGAGGCGCTGGTCCAGGTCTACGAGGAGACCGGCGGCCTTACCCTGGGCGAGGAGATCGCCGGCCGGGGGGAACCCCTCTCCATGGCCCTCGGCCCCGGTCTGGTGGGGACGATCATCGACGGGATCGGCCGTCCTCTGGGGGCGCTGATGGAGCGGGAGGGGACCTTCATCTCCCGGGGATCCGGAGCCGCACAGATCGATCTCGGCGCCGCCTGGGAGGTGGTCCCGAAGGCCCAGGTCGGCGAGATCGCCACCGCCGGAACGGTGCTGGCCGAGATCGAGGAGTCGCCCATGGTGACCCACCGGGTGACCGTCCCTCCCGGTGTGGAGGGGGAGATCACCGCCATGATCTCCGCCGGCCGACACCAGGCCGGGGAGGCGGCCGCCAGGGTGAACGACGGCCGGGGGCGGGAGGTGGAGATCCCGCTGGTGCAGCGGTGGCCGGTCCGTACAGCCCGTCCCTACCGGGAGCGACTGCTTCCCGACGAACCGCTGATCACCGGCCAGCGGGTGATCGACGGACTCTTCCCCCTGGCCAAGGGCGGCGTGGCGGCGATCCCCGGGGGTTTCGGTACGGGCAAGACCGTCACCCAGCACCAGCTGGCCAAGTGGAGCGACGCCAGGATCGTCGTCTACATCGGCTGCGGCGAGCGGGGCAACGAGATGACCCAGGTGCTGGAGGAGTTCCCCGGTCTGGAGGATCCCCGCACAGGACGGCCGCTGATGGAGCGGACCGTTTTGATCGCCAACACCTCCAACATGCCGGTGGCGGCACGGGAGGCCTCCATCTACACGGGGATCACCATCGCCGAGTACTACCGGGACATGGGGTACGACGTGGCGATGATGGCCGACTCTACGTCCAGGTGGGCCGAGGCCCTGCGGGAGATCTCCGGAAGGCTCGAGGAGATCCCCGCCGAGGAGGGATTCCCCGCCTATCTCCCCACCAGGCTCGCCGCGTTCTACGAGCGGGCCGGCAGGGTGGTCACCTCGGGGGGCGACCAGGGGAGTATCTCCGTGATCGGCGCGGTCTCCCCGCCGGGCGGCGACTTCACCGAGCCGGTCACCAGGCACACCAAGCGGTATATCCGCTGCTTCTGGGGGCTGGACAAGCGGCTGGCCCACGCCCGGCATTTCCCCGCCATCAACTGGACGGAGTCCTACAGCGAATACGCCGATGAGGTGGAGGAGTGGTACCTGACCCAGGTGGATCCCCGGTGGGGGGAGCTGCGGGGGAAGGCCCGGGAGCTCCTCGCCGAGGACGACCGGATCCAGCAGATCATCCGGCTGGTGGGGGAGGACGTGCTCCCCGACGAGCAGCGGCTGACGGCGTTCACCGCCTTCCTCCTGAAAGACGGCTACCTGCAGCAGGGGGCCTTCGGTCCGGACTCCTTCTGTCCGCCCGGGAAGGGCTTTCTCATTCTGGATACCATCGTCGCCTTCCACGAGAAGGCCCGGGAACTGCTGCGCCGGGGTTGTCCCCTCTCGCTCCTCCGGGGCCTCGACGAGGTGGCCCGGATCACCCGGATCAAGGGGATTCCGGCGGGGGAGGAAGAA